From the Lathyrus oleraceus cultivar Zhongwan6 chromosome 4, CAAS_Psat_ZW6_1.0, whole genome shotgun sequence genome, one window contains:
- the LOC127138245 gene encoding cullin-associated NEDD8-dissociated protein 1, whose product MTNIALPGILEKMTGKDKDYRYMATSDLLNELSKPTFRADADLEVKLKNIIIQQLDDAAGDVSGLAVKCLAPLVRKMNEARVVEMSSQLCEKILNGKDQHRDTASIALKTVVAEVSTQPLAQSILCLLSPQLIKGITGKDMSTEIKCECLDILCDVLHKFGNLMAADHELLLSSLLSQLNSNQATVRKKTVACLASLSSSLSDDLLARATVEVVTKLKYKAVKSDMTRTNIQMIGAISRAVGYRFGPHLGDTVPVLINYCTTASENDEELREYSLQALESFLLRCPRDISVYCDEILHLALAYLSYDPNFTDNMEEDTDDEGHEEEEDDESANEYTDDEDASWKVRRAAAKCLAALIVSRPEMLSKLYDEACPKLIDRFKEREENVKMDVFNTFIELLRQTGNVTKGQTDANETSPKWLLKQELSKIVKSINRQLREKSIKTKVGAFSVLKELVVVLPNCLADHIGSLIPGIEKALNDKSSTSNLKIEALIFTRLVLSSHSPDVFHPYIKALSAPVLSAVGDRYYKVTAEALRVCGELVSVVRPNIEGSGFDFRPYVHPIYNGIMSRLINQDQDQEVKECAISCMGLIVSTFGDHLNAELPACLPVLVDRMGNEITRLTAVKALAVIATSPLRVDLSCVLEQVVAELTAFLRKANRALRQATLGTLNSLIVAYGDKIGLSAYEVIIVELSGLISDSDLHMTALALELCCTLMGDERSSQSVALAVRNKVLPQALTLIRSSLLQGQALLALQNFFAALVYSANTSFDSLLESLLACAKPSPQSGGIAKQALHSIAQCVAVLCLAAGDQKCTSTVKMLTNILKDDSSPNSAKQHLGLLCLGEIGRRKDLSIHAHIENVVIESFQSPFEEIKSAASYALGNIAVGNLPKYLPFILNQIDNQQKKQYLLLHSLKEVIVRQSVDKAEFQESSVEKILNLLFNHCESEEEGVRNVVAECLGKIALIEPLKLVPALKVRTSSPAAFTRATVVIAVKYSIVERPEKIDAIIYPEISSFLMLIRDNDRHVRRAAVLALSTFAHNKPNLIKGLLPDLLPLLYDQTIVKQELIRTVDLGPFKHTVDDGLELRKAAFECVDTLLDGCLDQLNPSSFIVPYLKSGLDDHYDVKMPCHLILSKLADKCPSAVLAVLDSLVDPLQKTINFKPKQDAVKQEVDRNEDMIRSALRAIASLNRISGGDCSAKFKNLMNEISKTQALWDKYYSIRNE is encoded by the exons ATGACGAACATTGCTTTACCTGGCATTCTTGAAAAG ATGACTGGGAAGGATAAAGATTACAGATATATGGCCACATCTGATTTACTTAATGAGTTGAGCAAACCTACTTTTAGGGCTGATGCTGATCTTGAAGTTAAATTGAAAAATATCATCATACAACAGCTTGATGATGCTGCTGGTGATGTTTCTGGACTTGCTGTTAAATG CCTTGCTCCATTAGTGAGGAAGATGAATGAGGCAAGGGTTGTGGAAATGAGCAGTCAATTATGTGAGAAAATACTAAATGGGAAGGATCAACATCGGGACACTGCTAGCATAGCTTTGAAGACGGTCGTTGCTGAAGTTTCTACCCAACCCCTTGCACAATCTATTCTTTGTCTTCTCTCGCCACAGTTGATTAAAGGAATTACTGGCAAA GATATGAGCACAGAGATTAAATGCGAATGCCTGGATATTTTGTGTGACGTGCTTCATAAATTTGGGAATCTAATGGCAGCTGACCATGAACTATTGTTAAGTTCCCTGCTTTCGCAGTTGAATTCTAACCAAGCTACTGTGCGTAAGAAGACCGTTGCATGCCTTG CATCTCTTTCTTCAAGTTTGTCAGATGATTTATTGGCAAGGGCAACAGTTGAAGTTGTTACCAAATTGAAATATAAAGCTGTCAAGTCTGATATGACCCGTACAAATATACAAATGATTGGTGCTATAAG TCGAGCAGTTGGCTACCGATTTGGGCCCCATCTTGGAGATACAGTTCCAGTCCTAATTAACTATTGTACTACTGCCTCAGAAAATGATGAAGAGCTTCGAGAGTACAGTTTGCAG GCTCTAGAAAGCTTTCTCCTAAGGTGTCCAAGGGACATTTCTGTTTATTGTGATGAAATTCTTCATCTGGCACTAGCATATCTTAGTTATGACCCAAACTTTACTGACAACATGGAGGAGGATACTGACGATGAAGGTCATGAAGAGGAGGAGGACGA CGAGAGTGCGAACGAATATACTGATGATGAAGATGCCAGTTGGAAGGTTCGCAGAGCGGCAGCTAAATGCTTAGCCGCATTGATTGTTTCTCGTCCTGAGATGCTTTCAAAGCTGTATGACGAG GCTTGTCCAAAACTGATTGACAGATTTAAAGAGAGAGAAGAGAATGTTAAG ATGGATGTATTTAATACTTTCATTGAGCTCTTGCGTCAAACTGGAAATGTCACAAAAGGGCAGACTGATGCAAATGAAACGAG TCCTAAATGGTTGTTGAAGCAAGAACTGTCGAAGATTGTCAAATCTATCAATAGACAGTTGCGGGAGAAATCCATCAAAACAAAG GTTGGTGCCTTTTCTGTTTTGAAAGAACTCGTGGTTGTCTTGCCCAACTGTCTTGCAGACCACATTGGTTCACTCATTCCTGGAATTGAAAAAGCATTAAAT GACAAATCATCTACCTCAAATTTAAAGATTGAAGCCCTGATATTTACAAGATTGGTATTATCTTCGCATTCTCCTGATGTTTTCCACCCTTACATCAAG GCTCTTTCTGCTCCTGTGTTATCAGCTGTTGGTGACCGATATTACAAGGTCACAGCAGAGGCCTTGAGGGTGTGTGGAGAACTTGTTAGTGTTGTGCGACCTAACATTGAG GGCTCTGGTTTTGATTTCAGACCCTATGTCCATCCCATATATAATGGCATTATGTCGCGCTTAATAAACCAAGATCAGGATCAG GAGGTTAAGGAATGTGCTATCTCCTGCATGGGCCTCATCGTGTCAACATTTGGCGACCATCTAAATGCAGAACTACCTGCATGCCTTCCTGTGCTTGTTGATAGGATGGGGAATGAGATAACCCGACTTACAGCTGTCAAG GCATTGGCTGTTATTGCCACTTCTCCACTTCGGGTAGATCTGTCATGTGTCCTGGAGCAGGTAGTAGCAGAGTTGACTGCATTCCTACGAAAA GCCAATCGTGCACTAAGGCAGGCAACCTTGGGAACCTTAAATTCACTCATAGTTGCTTATGGTGATAAGATTGGTTTATCTGCCTATGAAGTTATTATTGTAGAACTGTCGGGACTAATTAG TGATTCTGACTTGCATATGACGGCTCTTGCCTTGGAGCTATGCTGCACACTAATGGGTGATGAGAGATCAAGTCAAAGCGTTGCATTGGCTGTTAGAAATAAAGTTCTTCCCCAAGCTCTAACATTAATAAGAAGCTCATTGCTGCAGGGGCAAGCACTTTTG GCCTTACAAAACTTTTTTGCTGCTTTAGTCTATTCTGCAAACACAAGTTTTGATTCTCTGCTGGAGTCGCTGCTTGCATGCGCCAAGCCTTCTCCACAATCTGGTGGCATTGCTAAACAAGCATTGCATTCGATTGCTCAATGTGTGGCTGTTCTATGCCTTGCCGCCGGTGATCAGAAGTGCACATCTACTGTGAAAATGCTCACTAACATTCTCAAGGATGACAGCAGCCCCAACTCA GCTAAGCAGCACCTTGGGCTTTTATGTTTGGGAGAAATTGGTAGAAGGAAGGATCTAAGCATACATGCACATATAGAAAATGTTGTAATCGAGTCTTTCCAATCACCTTTTGAAGAGATAAAGTCTGCAGCCTCTTACGCCCTTGGTAACATTGCTGTTGGTAATCTTCCCAAGTACTTGCCGTTTATCTTGAATCAGATTGATAATCAGCAGAAGAAACAATATCTCCTGCTTCATTCTTTGAAAGAG GTCATTGTGAGGCAGTCTGTAGATAAAGCAGAGTTCCAAGAATCTAGTGTGGAGAAAATACTCAATTTACTCTTTAACCACTGTGAAAGTGAGGAAGAGGGGGTGCGCAATGTCGTGGCCGAGTGTCTGGGAAAAATTGCGCTTATTGAACCTTTAAAACTTGTTCCTGCCCTCAAG GTACGAACAAGCAGTCCAGCTGCATTTACTCGGGCTACCGTTGTTATAGCTGTGAAGTACTCTATAGTTGAACGTCCAGAGAAGATAGATGCGATCATATACCCTGAAATATCATCATTTCTGATGCTTATCAGGGATAATGACAGG CATGTTAGGCGAGCTGCTGTCTTGGCTCTGAGCACATTTGCGCACAATAAACCAAACCTCATCAAAGGGCTTCTTCCTGATCTGTTGCCTCTTCTTTATGATCAAACGATTGTAAAG CAAGAACTGATAAGGACAGTTGATCTTGGCCCTTTCAAGCATACTGTGGATGATGGGCTTGAATTGAGGAAGGCGGCTTTTGAATGTGTAGACACATTGCTGGATGGTTGTCTTGATCAACTGAACCCCTCATCATTCATTGTTCCGTATCTTAAATCTGGTTTGGATG ATCATTATGATGTTAAAATGCCTTGTCACCTGATTCTTTCAAAACTAGCTGACAAGTGTCCTTCTGCAGTCTTGGCAG TGTTGGATTCATTGGTGGATCCTCTCCAGAAGACTATCAACTTTAAGCCAAAGCAAGATGCAGTCAAGCAAGAAGTAGATCGCAATGAGGACATGATCCGAAGTGCACTCCGAGCTATTGCTTCCTTGAACCGCATAAG CGGAGGAGATTGCAGTGCCAAGTTCAAGAACCTTATGAATGAAATATCAAAAACACAAGCTCTCTGGGATAAATATTATTCAATCCGCAATGAATAA